From one Nocardioides yefusunii genomic stretch:
- the sufB gene encoding Fe-S cluster assembly protein SufB, which produces MTSIEELNPGLKDIGRYDFGWSDSDEAGQKAKRGLNEDVVADISNKKSEPQWMLDMRMKGLKLFERKPMPTWGSELGGIDFDNIKYFVRSSEKQAASWDELPEDIKNTYDKLGIPEAEKQRLVSGVAAQYESEVVYHSIREDLEEQGVIFVDTDTALREHEELFREYFGTIIPTGDNKFSALNTAVWSGGSFIYVPKGVHVDIPLQAYFRINTENMGQFERTLIIVDEDAYVHYVEGCTAPIYSSDSLHSAVVEIIVKKGGRCRYTTIQNWSNNVYNLVTKRAVCEAGATMEWVDGNIGSKVTMKYPAVYLMGEHAKGETLSIAFAGEGQHQDAGAKMVHAAPNTSSSILSKSVARGGGRTSYRGLIQVNEGAHGSKSNVLCDALLVDQISRSDTYPYVDIREDDVQMGHEASVSKVSDDQLFYLMSRGMEQDEAMATIVRGFVEPIAKELPMEYALELNRLIELQMEGAVG; this is translated from the coding sequence ATGACGTCCATCGAAGAACTCAACCCCGGGTTGAAGGACATCGGTCGGTACGACTTCGGTTGGTCCGACTCCGACGAGGCCGGACAGAAGGCCAAGCGCGGTCTCAACGAGGACGTCGTCGCCGACATCTCGAACAAGAAGTCCGAGCCCCAGTGGATGCTCGACATGCGCATGAAGGGCCTCAAGCTCTTCGAGCGCAAGCCCATGCCGACCTGGGGCTCCGAGCTTGGCGGCATCGACTTCGACAACATCAAGTACTTCGTGCGTTCGTCCGAGAAGCAGGCTGCTTCGTGGGACGAGCTGCCCGAGGACATCAAGAACACCTACGACAAGCTCGGCATCCCCGAGGCCGAGAAGCAGCGCCTGGTCTCCGGTGTCGCGGCCCAGTACGAGTCCGAGGTCGTCTACCACTCGATCCGTGAGGACCTCGAGGAGCAGGGCGTCATCTTCGTCGACACCGACACGGCGCTGCGTGAGCACGAGGAGCTCTTCCGGGAGTACTTCGGCACGATCATTCCCACCGGCGACAACAAGTTCTCCGCACTGAACACCGCCGTCTGGTCGGGTGGCTCGTTCATCTACGTGCCCAAGGGCGTCCACGTGGACATCCCGTTGCAGGCGTACTTCCGCATCAACACCGAGAACATGGGTCAGTTCGAGCGGACGCTGATCATCGTCGACGAGGACGCCTACGTCCACTACGTCGAGGGTTGCACCGCCCCGATCTACTCCTCGGACTCGCTGCACTCCGCGGTCGTCGAGATCATCGTCAAGAAGGGTGGCCGCTGCCGTTACACGACCATCCAGAACTGGTCGAACAACGTCTACAACCTCGTCACCAAGCGCGCTGTCTGCGAAGCCGGCGCGACCATGGAGTGGGTCGACGGCAACATCGGTTCCAAGGTCACCATGAAGTACCCGGCCGTGTACCTGATGGGTGAGCACGCCAAGGGCGAGACGCTCTCCATCGCGTTCGCGGGCGAGGGACAGCACCAGGACGCCGGCGCCAAGATGGTCCACGCCGCCCCCAACACCTCGTCGTCGATCCTGTCGAAGTCGGTGGCCCGTGGCGGTGGCCGCACCTCCTACCGTGGCCTGATCCAGGTCAACGAGGGTGCCCACGGCTCCAAGTCCAACGTCCTCTGCGACGCTCTGCTCGTCGACCAGATCTCTCGTTCGGACACGTACCCCTACGTCGACATCCGCGAGGACGACGTGCAGATGGGGCACGAGGCCAGCGTCTCGAAGGTCTCCGACGACCAGCTCTTCTACCTCATGTCGCGAGGCATGGAGCAGGACGAGGCGATGGCCACCATCGTGCGTGGTTTCGTCGAGCCGATCGCCAAGGAGCTCCCGATGGAGTACGCCCTGGAGCTCAACCGCCTGATCGAGCTGCAGATGGAGGGCGCGGTCGGCTGA